The following proteins come from a genomic window of Lycium ferocissimum isolate CSIRO_LF1 chromosome 4, AGI_CSIRO_Lferr_CH_V1, whole genome shotgun sequence:
- the LOC132054329 gene encoding uncharacterized protein LOC132054329, translating to MVELANQHDLPWIIGGDFNVIVSDEEKQGGLPVSSNETLDFSTCIQSCGLIDVGFTGSKFTWWNGRTEEECIFKRLDRILVNQQVLDIMPSTAVTHLIRHGSDHAPLHLECNSNAHHIVKSFKFLNFWTNHHTFMEVVKENWTADFCGNPFYVFHHKLKKLKRVLVQWSRNTYGNIFQQIATIEDTIKVKELQFQNNASRENRMQLHQAQAELTRFLHLKEEYWEQKAGMKWFNDGDRNTKFFHSYVRGRRNKLTLKRIQDQWYMARK from the coding sequence ATGGTGGAGTTAGCAAATCAGCATGACCTTCCTTGGATAATAGGAGGGGACTTTAATGTCATAGTCTCTGATGAGGAGAAGCAAGGTGGTCTTCCAGTCTCATCCAATGAGACACTGGATTTTTCTACTTGTATACAAAGTTGTGGTTTGATTGATGTAGGATTCACTGGAAGCAAATTCACCTGGTGGAATGGGAGAACTGAAGAGGAGTGCATTTTTAAAAGGTTAGATAGAATACTGGTGAATCAGCAAGTTCTAGACATCATGCCATCTACAGCAGTGACTCATCTGATTAGACATGGGTCTGATCATGCACCACTACATCTTGAGTGTAATAGCAATGCTCATCATATTGTCAAGTCTTTTAAGTTTCTCAACTTCTGGACAAATCATCATACATTTATGGAGGTGGTAAAGGAGAACTGGACTGCTGACTTCTGTGGAAATCCATTTTATGTATTTCATCACAAGTTGAAGAAACTTAAAAGAGTACTGGTTCAATGGAGCAGGAACACTTATGGGAATATTTTTCAGCAGATTGCCACTATAGAAGATACTATAAAGGTGAAGGAGTTGCAATTTCAAAATAATGCTTCAAGGGAGAATAGAATGCAGTTACATCAGGCACAGGCTGAACTAACCAGATTTTTACACTTGAAAGAGGAGTATTGGGAGCAGAAAGCTGGTATGAAATGGTTTAATGATGGAGACAGAAATACAAAATTCTTCCATTCATATGTGAGGGGCAGGAGGAATAAATTGACTTTGAAAAGAATACAAGATCAGTGGTACATGGCTAGAAAATGA